The segment TACTGGTTTTTAAGTATGGCGGGGATTTATCAATTGTATTCAATTCATTTGGATCCGGTTGCCCCCGGGATTGAACCTGATCATTTTACCACGAATTTGGTTGGTTATTACAGTACTCATCAGGATCAATTAAGAGATACACCTGTTGGAATTGAAACAAATAGCAGCATGTTGGTAGTAGTCGATAATGAGAGTGGAAAGGTTAAATTAGAGGATTTTGTAGTAATATCCTCCAATGAAGCCGTTTCTTCATTCAAAGAGATTGCTGAGAGCTTGGAAGAGTTAATTGAAAACCTGTCCGTTTAAGCGTAAGAAGTGAAAGTTGGAAAAGGGAAGCATCTGATTTGAAAAGCAAATCAAACATGAAGAAGCCCCGGCCATCAACATCAGGGGCTTCCGTTTTAACATCATGGTGAAATATCGCCGGATCGACTGGGGTGGGAAAGGGTAATGGAAGAGATCGAAAGATGGTTGATGTTTTCCTACTGGGGCTCTTATCTGAAGGAAGATTATATGCAGGTGGGGCTGGATGTGACGGAAGTCCTGATGAAGCACTGGGGTCAGGTAGAATGGCTAAGGGGAACTTTATTTAGCTATGATGAAGGGCTGAAAGATGTCGATTCCTTCGATACCGTTCGAAAAGAAATTTTGAGTGATCGGGATCGTTATGAATTATACGATGTTACATTCTTCAATCCCACTGTGACAGAAGAAATCTATGTAAACCGGTTGAATGTTGATGATGCCATGTTAACAGTCGCAGAATTTGATGATATGAAATATTTTCAAACGGGCGATTCCACTTTAAACGAACAAAGAGTTCGGAAACTGTTGGAAGTATTCACGGAAGTAGGCAGTCTTCCCGCCATACAAGAGCTGTGGATGGTGAATCCTGAGCGATTCGCCTTCATGGGCCATCCTGCCTATCTGTATCGTCCCCGTCCACTATATGAACGGGTGGAGAATACACTTTATACACCGAAAACCAAAGATGAAGTGGCCCGGTTGGTGGAGGAGTTTGAAGCTCATGTGTCACTGGAGTGGGTGATCGATTATTTTCAGGATCGTCTAGGGAAAGATGCGGTACAGGAGATGGCGGACGGCAAGATCCGGGTTCGCTTCTATGATCGGGAACTGACCCAAAACAAAGTAAACACTCGGGAATTTCTGCGCACCTTTGAGAAAGATGTGGATCAGTTTTGCCGAGAAAAAGAGGTGACGCTGTATAAGGGTGAGGCGTCATAACAGTTTGGGACGAACGGGGAAATCCGCTCCCGGAAGAAGTGAAAACAGTCACCGTCTCCACCCAACAGGTGACGGTGACTGTTTTTTTCTTGTGCTGCTATTTCTCGTGGAAAACCGTCACATTGCGACCGGCACCCAGTCCGGCCATCAACATGAAGAGGCTGACGAGGAGGAAGCTGAGGATCGGCAGGGTCCAGGAGTGTGTGGCGTCGTAAAGGAAACCGGTTAAAATCGGTCCGATGGCAGCCAGCAGGTAACCGAAGGATTGGGCCATACCGGAGAGAGCGGCGGCTTGTTTCGCATGGTTGGCGCGCAGGCTCAGCATCGTGAGGGACAGGCTGATACTCGCCCCCTGAGCCAAACCGATGAAGATCACAGACAGGACCGCCATGACGGGATTTCCACTGGCAAACAAGCCGAGCAAGCCCAGGAAGTACAGGAGGCTGATCACCCCCACGATCCCTCTCTGATGGGAGAAACGATCCGCCAAGACCGGTGCGAGGAATGTGGCGGGAAGCCCGATAAACTGCACCCCGAACAACATCCAGCCGGCCATTCCCCTGCTCATTCCCTGACTGCTCAAGATCTCCGGAAGCCAGGCGATAATGCAGTAAAAAAGAAAGGACTGCAACCCCATAAAAAAGCTGACCTGCCAGGCGAGGGGAGATCGCCACAGGGGGGTGGAGTCCGCAGCCGATTGCGGGATGTCGGGGCGGTCCTTTCTCCCGAGCTGTGCCACCCACAGGATCAGGGCGATGACTCCGACGATTCCCCACAGCAGCAATGCTCTGCGCCAACCCAGGTGTAACCCCCGGGACAGGGGAATGCTGACCCCGGAAGCGATGGCGG is part of the Kroppenstedtia eburnea genome and harbors:
- a CDS encoding SecY-interacting protein Syd codes for the protein MKKEMEKYFARLFQKYQENGHPYPKAPWNEDVEHFIYQGEPDEDDWIYWKPVEKRKKHDFHVIEEEMGCQLHRSVKEYFNCYWFLSMAGIYQLYSIHLDPVAPGIEPDHFTTNLVGYYSTHQDQLRDTPVGIETNSSMLVVVDNESGKVKLEDFVVISSNEAVSSFKEIAESLEELIENLSV
- a CDS encoding CynX/NimT family MFS transporter; this encodes MTEHSLPATEKISKGRTALFIIGMIWVAFNLRPAITSVGPLIGDIRQDLGISNGLAGLLTTLPVLGFALFSLLAPKMGNRLGNERTVFLGLIILTSGIVIRSSGPIAAVFAGTALIGVGVAIGNVLLPGIVKHRFPEKTGMMTSIYSTSMGLFAAIASGVSIPLSRGLHLGWRRALLLWGIVGVIALILWVAQLGRKDRPDIPQSAADSTPLWRSPLAWQVSFFMGLQSFLFYCIIAWLPEILSSQGMSRGMAGWMLFGVQFIGLPATFLAPVLADRFSHQRGIVGVISLLYFLGLLGLFASGNPVMAVLSVIFIGLAQGASISLSLTMLSLRANHAKQAAALSGMAQSFGYLLAAIGPILTGFLYDATHSWTLPILSFLLVSLFMLMAGLGAGRNVTVFHEK